The Pseudomonas fulva 12-X sequence CCGTCGGTGGCGAGAAGGCCTTCGATTCGGTGGTGGGTATTTCCCGCGGGGCCTGGGAGCGCAAGGTGCCGACGATCTGGAAGCGCTATGTGGCGCACTACCCGCGGCTGGACACCCTGGCCGATGTCGGCGAGGTGGAAACCCAGAGTTTTTCGGTCGAGAAGGTGCTGAGCCTGGAGCCGGACCTGCTGGTGCTGACCGCCTGGCAATACCAGGCGCTGCCCGATGAAGTAGCCCGGCTGGAGAAAGCCGGCGTGCCGGTGCTGGTGATCGACTACAACGCCCAGACCCTGGAGCGCCACGTGAAGTCCACCCTGCTGCTCGGCGAAGTGACCGGCCAGCAGGCCCGCGCCCGCGAGCTGGCAGACCTGTACTCCGCAGCGGTCAAGGATATCGAGGCGCGCATCGCCAAGGCCAACAAGCCCAAGCCGCGCATCTATATCGAGTTCGGCAACAAGGGCCCGGCCGAATACTCCTTCACCTACGGCAAGAACATGTGGGGCGCCATGGCCATCGCGGTCGGTGGCGACAATATCGCCGCGCCGTACGTGCGCGACTGGGGCCAGATCAACCCGGAGCAGGTGCTGGTCGCGCGCCCCGAGGTGATCATCATTTCCGGCCGTGAAGACAACACCAATCCCACCGCCCTGTCCATGGGCCCGGGTGTGGACGCAGCCACGGCGCGCAAGCAGCTGCAGGCCTTCGCCGCACGACCGGGCTGGTCGGAGCTGCCGGCGATTCGTGACGGTCGTTTGTACGGCGTTTACCAGGGCGCGTCGCGCAGCCTGGGCGACTTCACCATGCTGCAGTTCATCGCCAAGCAGCTGTACCCGGATCTGTTCGCCGACCTGGACCCGATGGCCAACTACCAAAATTACTACCACAAGTACCTGCCGATTCCGTTAGAGGGCACCTATGCCATCAGCGCCCATGAATAAGCCCGAAGCCGTGGTGCCGACTGCGGTCGAGCGCGACGCCATCGCCGAGCACCGCCTGCGCGAACGCAAGCGCTGGCGCAACTGCCTGCTGTTCACCCTCTTGTGCGGCGCCTGCCTGGTGCTGGATATCGCCACCGGGCCGTCGATGCTCTCGCCGTGGGACGTGTTGCGTTCGCTGCTGGATATCGGCGAGCGCCCGGCGATGACCGACACCATAGTGCATGACCTGCGCCTGCCGGTGGCGTTGATGGCGCTGGCCGTCGGCGCGTCCCTCGGCGCTGGCGGGGCGCAGATGCAGACGCTGCTCAACAACCCCATGGCCAGCCCCTACACCCTGGGCATGGCCGCCGCGGCCGGCTTTGGCGCGGCGCTGAGCCTGGCGTTCGGCAGCTTCGGCCTCGGCCCGCTGATCGGCGTGCCGCTGGGCGCTTTCGCCTGCTCGATGCTCGCGGTGGTATTCCTGTTCGCCTTGGCCACCCTGCGCCACGCCGGCAGCCACACGATCATCCTGGGCGGCATCGCCATGCTTTTCCTGTTCCAATCGCTGCTGTCGCTGGTGCAGTTTCTGTCTTCGCCGGAGCTGTCGCAGCAGATCCTGTTCTGGCTGTTCGGCAACCTCGGCAAGGCGACCTGGACGACCCTCGGCATCACCGCCGGCGTGACCCTGCTGTGCTGCGTGATCCTGATGGGCGATGCCTGGAAGCTGGCGGCCCTGAGCCTGGGCGAAACCCGTGCGGTGAGCCTGGGCGTGAACATCCGCGTGCTACGCCTGAAAATCCTGATTCTGGTGGCGGTGATGACCGCCACGGCGACCAGCTTCGTCGGCGTGATCGGTTTCGTCGGTCTGGTGTCGCCGCATATCGCGCGGATGATGGTCGGCGAGGATCAGCGCTTCTTGCTGCCGCTGTCGGCCATCTGTGGCGCCTTCATGCTGTCGGCGGCCTCGGTGCTGTCCAAATCCATCGTGCCGGGCGCGCTGTTTCCCATCGGCATCGTCACCGCCATCGTCGGCGTGCCGTTCCTGCTCTGGCTGATCTTCGCCCCGCAGCGAGGCCGCACATGATCCAGCTCGACAACCTCGCTCTCGCCCGCTCCGGGCGCACCATCCTGCATGGCCTGAGTGCCACTCTTCAGCCGGGCGCCATCCATGTGGTGCTGGGCCCCAACGGCACCGGCAAGACCACCCTGCTGCGCGCCATGGCCGGCGATTTGCCGCTGGCCGGCGGCGCCATCACCCATGGCGAACACAGCCGCGGCGCTCAGGCGCCAGGCCGTCGCGTGCTGGAAGCCTGGCGCCGCGACTTCGCTTATATGCCTCAGGACTGCAGCACCGAGGTGTCGCTGTCGGTGCTCGAAGTGGTGGTGCTGGGCAACCTCGGGCAGATCGGCCTGCGCCTCGATGACGCCCAGTTGCAGCGCGCCATGGAAAAGCTCTCGCAAGTCGGTATCGCCCACCTGGCCGGGCGCAGCATCGGCTCGCTCAGCGGTGGCCAGCGGCAGATGGCGTTCTTCGCCCAGGTGCTGATGCGCGAACCCAAGGTGATGCTGCTCGACGAGCCGGTCAGCGCCCTTGACCTGCGCCACCAGATCGCCCTGCTCGACCGCGTGCGCCAGGAAACCCGTAGCCGCAACCTGGTGACGGTGGTGGTGCTACACGACCTGAACCTGGCCTGCCAATACGCCGACAACCTGCTGGTGCTGGTCGACGGCCAGCTGGCCGCCAGCGGCCACCCAGGCGAGATCGTCACAGCAGAGTTGCTGCAGAGCACCTATGGCGTGGCGGTGGATATTCTGAAGGACCGTCAGGGACGGCCAGTGGTGCAACCGCTCAGCGCTCAGGCCTTCGCCTGAGAACCTGTTCACGATCTTTATGCGCATGAGCGGCAACTACAAGGCAAAAGCAGCCGGTGACCGTAGGATGGGTCGGGCCGCATAGGGGAAACCCATCAATTGCGATGGGTTTCACCCATCCTACGGTCTGTTCACGATCTTCATGCGCATGAAGCGGCAACTACAAGGCAGAAGCTGCCGTTCGCCGATCTACTGTGGGAGCGCGCCATGCGCGCGAAAGATCGCGGGCATGGCCCGCTCCCACAGGTGATCAGAAGGTGTAGGTGAAGCCGGTCTGCACGGTGCGTGGCTCGCCCGGGTAGGCGTAGTTGTTCCACGAGCTTTCTTCATAGCCCTTGTTGAACACGTTGCGCACATCCAGATTCAGGCGCAGCTGCTCGTTGACCTTGTAGAAGCTCAGCAGGTCGGTGACGGTGTAGTCGTCCATGGTGAAGGTCGGCACGGCCGTCCGACCGGCACGCTGGTCCACGTATTTGACGTTGACGCCCAGGCCCAGACCACGCCAGACGCCGTCTTGGAACTCGTAGACGTTGAGCAGGTTGAACGCATTGCGCGGGATATTGGCCAGGCGAGTGCCTTTGGGCAGCGAGTTGTCCTTTGTGACCTCGGCATCCACGTAGGCATAGCCGCCGATCATCCGCCACTGGGGCGTCAGCTGGCCTGCCACATTGACCTCGAAACCGCGGCTGCGTACTTCACCAGCGGCAATGTTGAAGCCGGGATTGGCAGCATCGGGGGTCTGCACGTTTTCCTTGATGGTATGGAAAACCGCCGCGTCGATATTCAGCAAGCCGTCCAGTGCTGCCCACTTCATCCCCACCTCGTAGGCCTTGCCTTCTTCCGGATCGAAGCCACCACCACCGGCTGCCGCACCAGAGTTGGGCTTGAAGGATTTGGAGGCGTTGGCATAGAGGGCGACGCTCTCGGTCAGGTCATAGATGGCGCCGACACGCGGGGTCACGGCGTTGTCGGCCTTGCTCCAGTCGGCATTGGCCGGACGCAAGTCATCGTATTTATGCTCGAAGCGCTCCAGGCGCACGCCACCCAGCACCTTGAAACGCTCGGTCAGCGCGATCTGGTCCTGCACGAAGGCAGCCCAGGTCTTCAGGGTTTCATGGTCATGGGTTGGCGTGCGGGTCAGCGCGGGCCGTGGCTGATTGAGCACCGGATCGAAGATATTTACCGGATAGTCTGTGAGGCCACCCGGTGAACGGCTGATGATCGAGCGGTAGTCGTAATCTTCGTACTCCACGCCGGTGATCAGCGTATGAGCGAAGCCTGCCGTGTCGAAGTGGCCAGTCAGGTTCAGCTGGTAGTTATGGTCGGTCCACTCCAGCTTGCGATAGCTGAAGTTGCGACCCAGCGTCACGTTATCAGCAGCGATGCCATTAGCCTCGACCGCGTTGCCCTTGAGGGAGCCGTCCAGGTACTGATAACCGCCGGCCAGGGACCAGTCGTCATTGAGCTGGTGCTCGAAACGCAACTGCACCATGTCGTTGTCGTTATGCAGCATGTTGTCGCTGCCCTTGCCCCAGTAATAGGTGGAATGGCTGGGTGTGCCGCGTTGATTGGGGAAGTGCGTAAGGCCGCGGTCGAGCGGGTGGTTGTTACGCATGAAATCACCTTCGAAGGTGATGCGCGTGGCGTCCGACACCTGCCAGCTGAGCACCGGGGCGATGCCGTAGCGCTCGCTCTCCACATCATCACGGAAGCTGTCGCCGCCCTCGCCCACCACATTCAGGCGATAGGCCAGGCGGCCTTCTTCGTCCAGCGGGCCACTGGTGTCCAGGGTGCCACGGCGCAGGCCCTGGTCGGTGAACTGGCTGCCGATGGTGGTGCGCTGCTCGTCCAGCGGCTGCTTGGTGACCACGTTAAAAGTGCCGCCGGGGTCGCCACGGCCATACAGCGTCGCGGATGGACCGCGCAGCACTTCCACGCGCTCCAGCGTGTTGGCATCCGGCGAATTGGGGTAGCCGCGGTTGATCGGGAAACCGTTGCGGTAGAACTCGGAGGAGGTGAAACCGCGCACCGTGAAATTGGTGAGACCCTGGCCACCGAAGTTGTTGGCGCGGCCAACGCCGCCGGCCTGGTCCAGCGCCTGCTGCAGGCGGGTGGCGGAGATATCGTCGATCACGTCGCGCGGCACCACGCTGACCGACTGGGGCGTTTCATGCAGGGCGGTATCGGTGCGCGTGGCGCTGGCCGAGCGCGTCGCCGCATAGCCTTGCACCGGGCCGGTCGCGCTTTCTGCGCTGCCGGTCACGACGGAGTCGGGCAGTTCCAGCGCGCCTTCTTCCGGCACGGTCAGCGAAGCGGCGTGAACGCCGACGGAACACAGGGACAACAGGCAGATTGAAGCACGACTCCAGCGCATGAAAAGACGGTCCAGATGGGAGGGGTCGCGATCATAATCCAACTGCGATTCACTCACAATTGCATTGAATAATCACCTTCATGCCCTTCCATCTGGACCGCTTCAGCCGCTCTGCCTACGGCGCGGCAAGTGGCGCCATAGTCGTGCCGAGACTTACTTGAGCTTTGCCAGCAGCGCCTCGGCAGCAGCTTCCGAGCTGGCCGGGTTCTGGCCGGTGACCAGCTTGCCGTCCTCGATCACGAACGAGCTCCAGTCCTGACCTTTTTCATACTGGCCGCCGAGCTTCTGGAACTCGTCTTCGATCAGAAACGGCACCACGTCGGTCAGCTGCACGCCGGCTTCTTCGCTGTTGCTGAAACCGGTGACCCGACGGCCCTTGATCAACGGGCTGCCATCGGCAGCCTTGACGTGGCGCAGCGCGCCCGGCGCGTGACAGACGAAGCCGATGGGCTTGCCGGCGCGCTCGAAGGCTTCGATCAGGGCGATGGACTCGCGGGACTCGGCCAGGTCCCACAGCGGGCCGTGGCCGCCCGGGTAGAACACGGTGTCGAAGTCCTGCTGGTTGACCGAGGCGAGCTTCACGGTGCTGGCCAGCTGACGCTGCGCCTCGGCATCGGCCTTGAAGCGGCGGGTGGCGTCGGTTTGCGCGTCGGGCGCGTCACTCTTCGGGTCCAGCGGCGGCTGGCCACCGGCTGGCGAGGCCAGGGTGATCGTGGCGCCGGCATCCTTGAACACGTAATAAGGCGCGGCGAACTCCTCGAGCCAGAAGCCGGTTTTCGCGCCGGTATTGCCGAGCTGGTCGTGGGAAGTCAGCACCATCAGTACTTTCATCATGAACTCCTTGCTTGTGGCGATAGGGTTCTGAGTTAGTGGCCGAAAACGCCGCGGAGTGCCCGAAGCTTTTCACCCATTGCCGGCGGGCAGCCACAGCTCGACGGTCAGGCCGCCTCCCTCTCGGTTCTCCAGGTTGAGCGTGCCACCGTGGGCCAGGGCGATGCGGCTGGCGATACTCAGGCCGAGCCCGTAGCCGCCGGAGCGCGCATTGCGCGAGGTCTCCCCGCGCACGAAGGGCTCGGTGATGCGTTCCAGCAGCGCCGGCTCGATGCCCGGCCCGCGATCCACAATGCGGATGGCGACGCCCTGCTCTTTCCGGGTCACCACCACCCCGATCGCCCGAGCATAACGCAAGGCATTCTCCAGCAGATTCTGCAGGCAACGCAGCAGCAACAGCGGGTTGCCAGGTATCGGCGGAGCGCGACCGCTGACCGGTAGCGGCTCATCAGCCGTGGCCAGCTCGCCACACAGCGTTGTGACCAGCTGCATGACATCCACCGCTTCCGCCACGCCCGGCTCGGCAGCGCGTTGAAAGTCGAGCACCTGGGCGATCATGGCGTCCATCTGGTTGATGCTGTGCTTGAGGCGCTCACGCTGCTCGTCATCATTGAGGCGCTCGACACGCAGGCGCATGCGCGTCAGCGGCGTGCGCAGGTCGTGGGACACCGCCGCGAGAAAATGCGCCTGCTCGCGCAGCATGGCGATCAACCGTTGCTGCATGACGTTGAAGGCCTGAGCTGCCTCACGTACTTCCAACGGTCCGTTGAGCGGCAGCGGCGGTCGTTCGAGGTTGTCGCCCAGGCCGCGCGCCGCCTCGCCGAGGCGCTGCAGTGGGCGCAGGCATAGGCGCACCGCCAGCCAGCAGATGCCAAGCACCGCGAGGATGCGCAGCACGTAGACGCGCAGCAGGTAATCGGCAATCAGTGCCCAGGCCGACTCGCCACTCCAGCCCTGTTGCTCATGGCCGTCCACCTGCAGCCAGCGCCCATCGGGCTGGGCGACGGCAAAGCGGATATGGGCCTGAGCGGTATCCAGGCCGAACAGGCTGCGCCAGACCAGCGGATGGCCCTGGGTATCGGTCAGCCGAGCTTCGAGCAAGTGAACGGTTTGCTCGTGGCCCAGTTCGTGGGCCACTGCCTGGCGCAGCAGTGGTTCGATGCGCCTGAGACCGCGCTTGTCCTCAGCCTCGACATGGGGCTGTTGATCCACGCAGCTCAGCTGATAGCCGGCGGGCATCGGCTGCGTCTCCATGGCCCCACAGCCTTGGGCGACCAGCGCGGCGGTGCGACTGGCGGCTAGCCGCACCGGCGCCTCCAGCGCCTGGGCGAAGCGCACGTCGAACCAGATGCTGCTCGACAGCAGCTGAATGGCCAGTACGCCGCAGACCATGATCAGCAGCAGTTGTGCGAATAGCGTGCGTGGCCATAAACGGCCAGGCAACTCAGCCCAGCGCATCGTTGGCGGTGACGCTGAACAGGTAACCCTCGTTGCGGATGGTGAGGATCTGCACCCGCTCGTCGCTGCCCTTAAAGCACTGGCGCAGCCGGCTGATACACATGTCCACCGAGCGATCATCGGGCAGATGGGACCGGGAGAACGCACAGCGGGTCAGGTGATCGCGGCTCAGCACGCGATTTTGCGCTGCCAGCAGCTCGCTCAACACGCGGCAATCGGAACGTGGCAATAACACCGCAGAACCGTCCGGCTGGCTTAACGTGCGTTTGACCGGATCGAGTCGGTAACCGGCAAAGGACACCGGCGCCTCGAACGGGCTCACCGGTTCCAGGCGCGATGGCACCGCAGCCGAGCGGCGCAGCACCGCCTTGGCCCTCGCCAGCAGCTCGCGTGGCTCGAAGGGTTTGCCCAGGTAATCGTCGGCGCCGACTTCCAGACCCACCACGCGATCCAGCGCCGAGCCCCGGGCCGACAGCATGATCACCGCCGGGCCACCTTGCGCCTGCACGCGGCGGCACAGGCTGAGGCCATCCTCGCCCGGCAGCATCAGGTCGAGAATCAGCAACTGCACGCTGTGCTGTTCGAGCAGCGGCCACATCTGTGGACCGTCGGCAGCCGCCAGCACCTGGTAACCGGAGTCGCTCAGATACTCGCAGAGCAGCTCGCGAATCTCGTCGTCATCGTCCACCACCAGCACGGTTTCCTGCGTTGCCTGCGCCCCGTGCGAGAGCAGTGCGCGCCCCTGATTACATTCCATTACACGCCCGTACAAATCGAGAAATTAGCCAGCCTGCGCTGTATTTAGAATCGTAACAAAAATCTCATGCATATGAGAATGAATGCCAACCAATACGAGTCATCATGAACGCCATTTCTCATCGCCCTACCCTCGCCCGTTTTCCGTCGCAACGCAGCCTGCTGGCGGCTGCCGTGAGTTTGAGCAGCCTGCTATGCAGCCCGCTCGGCTACGCTGAAGAGCCTGCATCAGGCGGCGCCCTGGAGCTGGGCGCGATTAGCATCGAAGACAACGCCATCGACGACGTCACCGAACAGCTGGGCTACACGGTGCGCGGAACCACCAGCTCCACGGGCATGGCACTGACGCCGCGGCAGACACCGCAGAGCGTCACCACCATCACCAACCAGCAGATGACCGACCGAGGCATCACCAACGTCGAGCAGGCCCTGGAAGTCACCCCAGGCGTGACCGCCAGCAAATACGAGGTGGGCGGCCGCACCGACTTCCGCGCCCGCGGTTACAAGGTCACCAACTGGAAGGTCGACGGCCTGCAGTATCAGGGCGACTCGGGTTTCAGCGGTGCCGGCAACTCGCTGAACATGGACATGTACGAGCGCATCGATATCGTGCGTGGCGCCAACGGACTGCTCGGCGGCACTGGCGACCCGTCCGCCACCGTCAACCTGATCCGCAAGGCCCCGCGCAAGGACTTCAGCGGCAGCGCCTACATGACCTATGGCAGCTGGGACCGCACGCGTCTGGGCGCCGATCTCAACCTGCCGCTCAGTGAAGACGGCCGCCTGCGCTCGCGCTTCGTGATCACTCAGGAAGATGCCAACTCCTTCCGCGACCACCAGTCCGAGCGCTCTCGCGCTGCCCTGGCCAACTTCGAGTTCGACCTCACCGACGCCACCACCTTGGGCGCCGGCTATCAATACGAATACGACAAGACGGTCGGTGGAGGCTGGGGCGCCAACATCCCGATCTGGTACGCCGATGGCAGCAAGACAAAGTGGTCGCGCAGCAGCAACCTAGTGCCGAGCTGGAGCCACGGCGAAAACGAAACGCGCACCACCTTCGCCTCCCTCAGCCACCGCTTCAACGAGGACTGGACGCTGGACGTGAAGGCCGCGCAAAGCGTCACCGAGGCGCTCAACCATTACGGTCTGGGCAAGGTCAACCAGTTCAGCCGCGGCCTTTATACCGGCTATCCGGAGCGCGACGGCAGCGGCATGATCCTCAACGGCCTGCACAGCTCCAGCGACACCACCCAGCAATCCGTGCAGTTCGACCTGAGCGGTGCCTTCGAGCTGTTCGGCCGCAGCCACCAGGCCATGTTCGGCTACAGCGACAGCCGTACCGTGGGCTGGACGCCGGAATACAGCTGCATCATGTCCAGCAGCACAGCTCAGAGCGCCCCGGCGCTGGGTTGCCAGTTCCGCAGCAACAATGGCCTGCCGATCACCAACTGGCACAACGGCGTGGATGACGACCTGTACATGACGGCCAGCAAGACCGGCCGCCACGGCAAGAGCGTCACCCGCCTGCAGGGCATGTACGCGGCCACGCGCCTGAGCATCACCGATCCGCTGTCGGTCATCCTCGGCGCTCGGGTCAGCGACTACCACACCAAGAACGCCACCGCCGCGGGCGTCAAGACCAGCCAGACCGAGTCGGGCATCGTCACGCCCTACGCGGGTGTGGTCTACGACCTCAACGATACCTACTCGCTGTACGCCAGCTATACCGATCTGTTCACCCCGCAGACAGAGGAAACCACTGGCGGCAGCCGGGTGGAACCCATCATCGGTCAGAGCTACGAAACCGGCATCAAGGGCGAGTGGTTCGACGGCAGCCTGAACGCCCAAGTCGCCTACTTCCGTACCAAGCAGGAGAACAAGGCGGTCAGCGACCCTGGCAGCCTGACGCCATCCGGCGCCCAGGCTTACGTGTCGGGCAGCGGCACCGAAACCGACGGCATCGATATCGAGGTGGCCGGTGCATTGACCGAGAACTGGAACGTCTACGGCGGCTACACCTACCTGCACTTCCGCCGCCTGGACAGTGATGGTCGCAGCGACCCATCGCACCTGTTCAAAGCCTCGACCACCTACCGCCTGGGCGGCATGCTTGATCGCGTAACCCTGGGCACTGGCGTCAGCGCGCAAAGCAACATCCGTGCACTGTCCAGCCCGGCAGGCATTCCGACCAATGGCCAGAGCCGCAGCGCCACCGAGGTCAACTGGTCCGGCTACGCGATCTGGAACGCCATGGCCAAGTACAACATCAACGACGACACCGACGTGACGCTGAACGTCAACAACCTGTTCGACAAGACCTACTACACCCGCTACGGCTTCTACGCCGGCGCCATCTACGGCGACCCACGCAGCATGTCGCTCACCCTGCGCACGCGGTTCTGAACCAGCAACAAGGCGGCGCATCTCCAGCGAGCCGCCTTCTTCTGCCAGCTGAAACGAAACAGGGGTAGCTCCCTTCGAGAGCTACCCCTGTTATTTTTTGCGGGCTTGAATCAGCGCTTGTCCTTGCGCTTCTTCTCGGCCTTCTTGTGGTGGCTCATCAGGCGGCGCTTCTTGTTCACCTGGCGATCGGTGAGGGTGTTCTTGTTACCCTCGTAAGGGTTCTCGCCCCCTTTGTACTCGATGCGGATCGGCGTACCGACCAACTTGAGCACGCGACGGTAGGTGTTTTCCAGGTAACGCGAGTAGGCACGCGGAACGGCGTCGACCTGGTTACCGTGGATCACGATCAGCGGCGGGTTGGCGCCGCCCAGGTGGGCATAACGCAGCTTGATGCGGCGACCGTTGACCAGCGGCGGCTGGTGCTCCTGCACGGCGTCTTCGAGAATCTGCGTCAGGCGGCTGGTCGGCCAGCGGGTGATCGCCGACTTGAAGGAAGCCTGTACCGATTTGTACAGATGGCCAACACCGGTGCCGTGCAGCGCCGAGATGAAGTGGATATCGGCGAAGTCGACGAAGAACAGCCGGCGCTGCAGCTCGGTCTTCACGTACTCGCGTTCGCTGGGCTCCATGCCGTCCCACTTGTTCAGGGCGATGACCAGGGCGCGGCCACTTTCGAGCACGAAGCCGAGCAGGTTGAGGTCGTGGTCGACCACCCCTTCGCGGGCATCCATGACGAACACCACCACATTGGAGTCCTGGATGGCCTGCAGCGTCTTGACCACCGAGAACTTTTCCACCGCCTCGAAGATCTTGCCGCGGCGACGCACGCCGGCGGTGTCGATCAGCGTGTACTTCTCGTCATCACGCTCGAAGGGGATGTAGATGCTGTCGCGGGTGGTGCCGGCCTGATCGTAGACGATGACCCGGTCTTCACCGAGCATGCGGTTGACCAGGGTCGACTTGCCGACGTTGGGACGGCCGATGATGGCCAGCTTGATGCCGTCCTTCTCGCTCGGGCCGGGAATGCGCTTGGCTTCCTCGCCCTCGGCGACCTCTTCGGTCTCCTCGCCCTCTTCCGGCTCACCGGCATCCTTGGGGAAGCTACCCAGGGCCGCTTCGAGCATCTGGGTAATGCCGCGGCCATGTGCACCGGCGATAGGCAGGGCTTCGCCCATGCCCAGCGGCGAGAACTCGGCGCGGGCCAGGTCGGGGTCGAGGTTGTCGACCTTGTTGACCACCAGGAAACTGCGCTTGTTGCGCTTGCGCAGGTGCTCGCCAATCATCTGGTCGGAGGCGGACAGCCCGGCGCGGGCGTCGACCAGGAACAGCACGGCGTCGGCTTCTTCGATGGCCTGCAGGGACTGCTCGGCCATCTTGGCGTCGATGCCTTCCTCGTCACCGGAGATACCGCCGGTGTCGATCACGATATAGGTGCGCCCCTGCCATTTGGCCTCGCCGTACTGGCGGTCGCGGGTCAGACCCGAAAGGTCCCCGACGATCGCGTCGCGGGTGCGGGTCAGGCGGTTGAACAAGGTGGATTTACCGACGTTCGGCCGGCCCACCAGGGCAATTACGGGAACCATT is a genomic window containing:
- the der gene encoding ribosome biogenesis GTPase Der gives rise to the protein MVPVIALVGRPNVGKSTLFNRLTRTRDAIVGDLSGLTRDRQYGEAKWQGRTYIVIDTGGISGDEEGIDAKMAEQSLQAIEEADAVLFLVDARAGLSASDQMIGEHLRKRNKRSFLVVNKVDNLDPDLARAEFSPLGMGEALPIAGAHGRGITQMLEAALGSFPKDAGEPEEGEETEEVAEGEEAKRIPGPSEKDGIKLAIIGRPNVGKSTLVNRMLGEDRVIVYDQAGTTRDSIYIPFERDDEKYTLIDTAGVRRRGKIFEAVEKFSVVKTLQAIQDSNVVVFVMDAREGVVDHDLNLLGFVLESGRALVIALNKWDGMEPSEREYVKTELQRRLFFVDFADIHFISALHGTGVGHLYKSVQASFKSAITRWPTSRLTQILEDAVQEHQPPLVNGRRIKLRYAHLGGANPPLIVIHGNQVDAVPRAYSRYLENTYRRVLKLVGTPIRIEYKGGENPYEGNKNTLTDRQVNKKRRLMSHHKKAEKKRKDKR